One part of the Salvelinus fontinalis isolate EN_2023a chromosome 4, ASM2944872v1, whole genome shotgun sequence genome encodes these proteins:
- the LOC129854471 gene encoding retinoblastoma-like protein 2 isoform X3, with product MATQRHVPSDSLARTFRFCARNPSEVISTRLRDMLHTFIQHYQEPWEENRSLDRERGVKFSSQTEALYYRVLEAVINQERKRLGAKDLLGILEHDLFQRSLVACCLEMVNFSHQPPGSFPLVIDIFSLAPYDFYKVIELVLRAEEGLLPSVVRHLTHIEERVLESLAWRRDSPLWDQIRAAKGQGQLPAYHQVMLPQYSEDTDKMAKIPPTPSHLTSSLVNGIHGNDLNPPITHHERYSSPPAGSKMAACPTTPVSPSQSSSVIVTRQTIVTMASATVTTNNGQSVTIPVRALPHPGIANDRGGITFTLSVVGQPIPPQQVSSTSTQQPQNPVTHRPQSKGSISLFLRKVYHLVSMRLRDICVKLDICEALRLKIWTCVEHSLVHCTDLMLDRHLDQILMCAIYVMAKVTNVDLPFKLIMQCYKTQPQASNCVFRSVLISGRNTKTSQTSPGGSNRENIDVDPSSSLLTYQSPPTHPTGPRAPCRQDQGERRHLIYFYNTVYVKQMKDFALRYNSSSLTIAGSLREISDIMKTFQSRTRKHCAAQLQEEGEEEGGPLAKRPCQDRPSNLQRKLRDFDQALTRAQNQQQAQTRAKAQHQATAHNGTHR from the exons ATGGCAACCCAGAGACATGTACCCAGTGACAGTCTGGCTAGAACATTCAG GTTCTGTGCCAGAAACCCTAGTGAGGTCATCTCCACTAGACTCAGAGACATGCTCCACACCTTCATCCAGCACTACCAGGAACCATGGGAAGAGAACCGCAGCCtagacagag agagaggagtgaagtTCTCCAGCCAGACAGAGGCTTTGTACTACAGGGTTCTAGAGGCTGTCATCAATCAGGAGAGGAAGAGGCTGGGAGCCAAAGACCTTTTA GGCATTCTGGAGCATGATCTGTTCCAGCGCTCTCTAGTGGCCTGTTGTCTGGAGATGGTCAACTTCTCCCATCAGCCACCAGGCAGCTTCCCCCTGGTCATTGACATCTTTAGCCTGGCGCCATACGACTTCTACAAG GTGATAGAGCTGGTGCTGCGGGCTGAGGAGGGCTTGCTGCCGAGTGTGGTCAGGCATCTGACCCATATAGAGGAGAGGGTCCTGGAGAGTCTGGCCTGGAGGAGAGACTCACCACTCTGGGACCAGATCAGAGCTGCTAAGGGACAGGGACAGCTGCCTGCATACCATCAG GTGATGCTCCCCCAATACTCAGAGGACACAGACAAGATGGCCAAGATCCCTCCCACCCCTTCACACTTGACCTCAAGCCTTGTGAATGGGATCCATGGAAATGACCTGAACCCTCCGATTACCCACCATGAACGCTACAGCTCACCCCCTGCTGGCTCAAAGATGGCCGCTTGCCCTACCACACCAGTCAGCCCATCCCAGTCCTCCTCTGTCATTGTTACTAGACAGACTATAGTCACCATGGCATCAGCCACTGTCACCACCAACAATGGCCAGTCAGTCACCATACCGGTTCGAG CTCTTCCACACCCAGGCATTGCCAATGACCGGGGAGGCATCACATTTACCCTCAGTGTTGTGGGTCAGCCCATTCCTCCACAGCAAGTCTCCAGCACCTCTACCCAGCAGCCCCAGaacccagtcacacacagaccTCAGAGTAAGGGCTCCATCTCACTGTTCCTCCGCAAG GTCTACCACCTGGTGAGCATGCGTCTGAGGGACATCTGTGTTAAACTGGACATCTGTGAGGCGCTGCGGCTGAAGATCTGGACCTGCGTTGAACACTCCTTGGTCCACTGCACTGACCTCATGCTAGACCGACACCTGGACCAAATACTCATGTGTGCCATCTATGTCATGGCCAAG GTAACCAACGTTGACTTGCCCTTCAAGCTCATCATGCAGTGCTACAAGACTCAGCCTCAAGCAAGCAACTGT GTATTCAGAAGTGTTCTGATCTCAGGGAGAAACACCAAGACCTCACAAACCTCTCCTGGTGGATCCAACAGAGAAAACA TTGATGTAGACCCCAGCAGTAGCTTGCTTACATACCAGAGCCCTCCCACCCATCCTACAGGACCCAGAGCTCCCTGTAGACAGGACCAGGGGGAGAGAAGACACCTCATCTATTTCTACAACACCGTCTATGTCAAACAGATGAAAGACTTTGCCCTGCGCTACAACTCCAGCTCTCTGACCATAGCCGGG AGTCTGAGAGAGATCAGCGACATTATGAAGACATTTCAGTCACGCACCAGGAAGCACTGTGCAGCCCAGCTgcaggaggagggtgaggaggagggtgggccGCTTGCGAAGAGACCCTGTCAGGATAGACCGTCAAACTTGCAGAGAAAGCTCAGGGACTTCGACCAGGCACTGACGAGGGCCCAGAACCAGCAACAAGCCCAGACCAGGGCCAAGGCACAGCACCAAGCAACAGCACACAATGGGACGCATCGATGA
- the LOC129854471 gene encoding retinoblastoma-like protein 2 isoform X1, whose translation MATQRHVPSDSLARTFRFCARNPSEVISTRLRDMLHTFIQHYQEPWEENRSLDRERGVKFSSQTEALYYRVLEAVINQERKRLGAKDLLGILEHDLFQRSLVACCLEMVNFSHQPPGSFPLVIDIFSLAPYDFYKVIELVLRAEEGLLPSVVRHLTHIEERVLESLAWRRDSPLWDQIRAAKGQGQLPAYHQVMLPQYSEDTDKMAKIPPTPSHLTSSLVNGIHGNDLNPPITHHERYSSPPAGSKMAACPTTPVSPSQSSSVIVTRQTIVTMASATVTTNNGQSVTIPVRALPHPGIANDRGGITFTLSVVGQPIPPQQVSSTSTQQPQNPVTHRPQSKGSISLFLRKVYHLVSMRLRDICVKLDICEALRLKIWTCVEHSLVHCTDLMLDRHLDQILMCAIYVMAKVTNVDLPFKLIMQCYKTQPQASNCVFRSVLISGRNTKTSQTSPGGSNRENIDVDPSSSLLTYQSPPTHPTGPRAPCRQDQGERRHLIYFYNTVYVKQMKDFALRYNSSSLTIAGVETPPLSPYPCQRIGSLRRLRPSNHHSLYISPHKPSTHPSPRTGVLYIFSRSFSKSLREISDIMKTFQSRTRKHCAAQLQEEGEEEGGPLAKRPCQDRPSNLQRKLRDFDQALTRAQNQQQAQTRAKAQHQATAHNGTHR comes from the exons ATGGCAACCCAGAGACATGTACCCAGTGACAGTCTGGCTAGAACATTCAG GTTCTGTGCCAGAAACCCTAGTGAGGTCATCTCCACTAGACTCAGAGACATGCTCCACACCTTCATCCAGCACTACCAGGAACCATGGGAAGAGAACCGCAGCCtagacagag agagaggagtgaagtTCTCCAGCCAGACAGAGGCTTTGTACTACAGGGTTCTAGAGGCTGTCATCAATCAGGAGAGGAAGAGGCTGGGAGCCAAAGACCTTTTA GGCATTCTGGAGCATGATCTGTTCCAGCGCTCTCTAGTGGCCTGTTGTCTGGAGATGGTCAACTTCTCCCATCAGCCACCAGGCAGCTTCCCCCTGGTCATTGACATCTTTAGCCTGGCGCCATACGACTTCTACAAG GTGATAGAGCTGGTGCTGCGGGCTGAGGAGGGCTTGCTGCCGAGTGTGGTCAGGCATCTGACCCATATAGAGGAGAGGGTCCTGGAGAGTCTGGCCTGGAGGAGAGACTCACCACTCTGGGACCAGATCAGAGCTGCTAAGGGACAGGGACAGCTGCCTGCATACCATCAG GTGATGCTCCCCCAATACTCAGAGGACACAGACAAGATGGCCAAGATCCCTCCCACCCCTTCACACTTGACCTCAAGCCTTGTGAATGGGATCCATGGAAATGACCTGAACCCTCCGATTACCCACCATGAACGCTACAGCTCACCCCCTGCTGGCTCAAAGATGGCCGCTTGCCCTACCACACCAGTCAGCCCATCCCAGTCCTCCTCTGTCATTGTTACTAGACAGACTATAGTCACCATGGCATCAGCCACTGTCACCACCAACAATGGCCAGTCAGTCACCATACCGGTTCGAG CTCTTCCACACCCAGGCATTGCCAATGACCGGGGAGGCATCACATTTACCCTCAGTGTTGTGGGTCAGCCCATTCCTCCACAGCAAGTCTCCAGCACCTCTACCCAGCAGCCCCAGaacccagtcacacacagaccTCAGAGTAAGGGCTCCATCTCACTGTTCCTCCGCAAG GTCTACCACCTGGTGAGCATGCGTCTGAGGGACATCTGTGTTAAACTGGACATCTGTGAGGCGCTGCGGCTGAAGATCTGGACCTGCGTTGAACACTCCTTGGTCCACTGCACTGACCTCATGCTAGACCGACACCTGGACCAAATACTCATGTGTGCCATCTATGTCATGGCCAAG GTAACCAACGTTGACTTGCCCTTCAAGCTCATCATGCAGTGCTACAAGACTCAGCCTCAAGCAAGCAACTGT GTATTCAGAAGTGTTCTGATCTCAGGGAGAAACACCAAGACCTCACAAACCTCTCCTGGTGGATCCAACAGAGAAAACA TTGATGTAGACCCCAGCAGTAGCTTGCTTACATACCAGAGCCCTCCCACCCATCCTACAGGACCCAGAGCTCCCTGTAGACAGGACCAGGGGGAGAGAAGACACCTCATCTATTTCTACAACACCGTCTATGTCAAACAGATGAAAGACTTTGCCCTGCGCTACAACTCCAGCTCTCTGACCATAGCCGGG GTTGAAACCCCTCCCCTTTCACCATACCCCTGCCAGCGTATTGGATCCTTGCGCAGACTCCGCCCCTCCAACCACCATTCCCTCTACATCTCCCCCCACAAGCCCagcacacacccctccccccgcACTGGGGTCCTCTACATCTTCAGCAGAAGCTTCTCAAAG AGTCTGAGAGAGATCAGCGACATTATGAAGACATTTCAGTCACGCACCAGGAAGCACTGTGCAGCCCAGCTgcaggaggagggtgaggaggagggtgggccGCTTGCGAAGAGACCCTGTCAGGATAGACCGTCAAACTTGCAGAGAAAGCTCAGGGACTTCGACCAGGCACTGACGAGGGCCCAGAACCAGCAACAAGCCCAGACCAGGGCCAAGGCACAGCACCAAGCAACAGCACACAATGGGACGCATCGATGA
- the LOC129854471 gene encoding retinoblastoma-like protein 2 isoform X2, whose protein sequence is MATQRHVPSDSLARTFRFCARNPSEVISTRLRDMLHTFIQHYQEPWEENRSLDRERGVKFSSQTEALYYRVLEAVINQERKRLGAKDLLGILEHDLFQRSLVACCLEMVNFSHQPPGSFPLVIDIFSLAPYDFYKVIELVLRAEEGLLPSVVRHLTHIEERVLESLAWRRDSPLWDQIRAAKGQGQLPAYHQVMLPQYSEDTDKMAKIPPTPSHLTSSLVNGIHGNDLNPPITHHERYSSPPAGSKMAACPTTPVSPSQSSSVIVTRQTIVTMASATVTTNNGQSVTIPVRGIANDRGGITFTLSVVGQPIPPQQVSSTSTQQPQNPVTHRPQSKGSISLFLRKVYHLVSMRLRDICVKLDICEALRLKIWTCVEHSLVHCTDLMLDRHLDQILMCAIYVMAKVTNVDLPFKLIMQCYKTQPQASNCVFRSVLISGRNTKTSQTSPGGSNRENIDVDPSSSLLTYQSPPTHPTGPRAPCRQDQGERRHLIYFYNTVYVKQMKDFALRYNSSSLTIAGVETPPLSPYPCQRIGSLRRLRPSNHHSLYISPHKPSTHPSPRTGVLYIFSRSFSKSLREISDIMKTFQSRTRKHCAAQLQEEGEEEGGPLAKRPCQDRPSNLQRKLRDFDQALTRAQNQQQAQTRAKAQHQATAHNGTHR, encoded by the exons ATGGCAACCCAGAGACATGTACCCAGTGACAGTCTGGCTAGAACATTCAG GTTCTGTGCCAGAAACCCTAGTGAGGTCATCTCCACTAGACTCAGAGACATGCTCCACACCTTCATCCAGCACTACCAGGAACCATGGGAAGAGAACCGCAGCCtagacagag agagaggagtgaagtTCTCCAGCCAGACAGAGGCTTTGTACTACAGGGTTCTAGAGGCTGTCATCAATCAGGAGAGGAAGAGGCTGGGAGCCAAAGACCTTTTA GGCATTCTGGAGCATGATCTGTTCCAGCGCTCTCTAGTGGCCTGTTGTCTGGAGATGGTCAACTTCTCCCATCAGCCACCAGGCAGCTTCCCCCTGGTCATTGACATCTTTAGCCTGGCGCCATACGACTTCTACAAG GTGATAGAGCTGGTGCTGCGGGCTGAGGAGGGCTTGCTGCCGAGTGTGGTCAGGCATCTGACCCATATAGAGGAGAGGGTCCTGGAGAGTCTGGCCTGGAGGAGAGACTCACCACTCTGGGACCAGATCAGAGCTGCTAAGGGACAGGGACAGCTGCCTGCATACCATCAG GTGATGCTCCCCCAATACTCAGAGGACACAGACAAGATGGCCAAGATCCCTCCCACCCCTTCACACTTGACCTCAAGCCTTGTGAATGGGATCCATGGAAATGACCTGAACCCTCCGATTACCCACCATGAACGCTACAGCTCACCCCCTGCTGGCTCAAAGATGGCCGCTTGCCCTACCACACCAGTCAGCCCATCCCAGTCCTCCTCTGTCATTGTTACTAGACAGACTATAGTCACCATGGCATCAGCCACTGTCACCACCAACAATGGCCAGTCAGTCACCATACCGGTTCGAG GCATTGCCAATGACCGGGGAGGCATCACATTTACCCTCAGTGTTGTGGGTCAGCCCATTCCTCCACAGCAAGTCTCCAGCACCTCTACCCAGCAGCCCCAGaacccagtcacacacagaccTCAGAGTAAGGGCTCCATCTCACTGTTCCTCCGCAAG GTCTACCACCTGGTGAGCATGCGTCTGAGGGACATCTGTGTTAAACTGGACATCTGTGAGGCGCTGCGGCTGAAGATCTGGACCTGCGTTGAACACTCCTTGGTCCACTGCACTGACCTCATGCTAGACCGACACCTGGACCAAATACTCATGTGTGCCATCTATGTCATGGCCAAG GTAACCAACGTTGACTTGCCCTTCAAGCTCATCATGCAGTGCTACAAGACTCAGCCTCAAGCAAGCAACTGT GTATTCAGAAGTGTTCTGATCTCAGGGAGAAACACCAAGACCTCACAAACCTCTCCTGGTGGATCCAACAGAGAAAACA TTGATGTAGACCCCAGCAGTAGCTTGCTTACATACCAGAGCCCTCCCACCCATCCTACAGGACCCAGAGCTCCCTGTAGACAGGACCAGGGGGAGAGAAGACACCTCATCTATTTCTACAACACCGTCTATGTCAAACAGATGAAAGACTTTGCCCTGCGCTACAACTCCAGCTCTCTGACCATAGCCGGG GTTGAAACCCCTCCCCTTTCACCATACCCCTGCCAGCGTATTGGATCCTTGCGCAGACTCCGCCCCTCCAACCACCATTCCCTCTACATCTCCCCCCACAAGCCCagcacacacccctccccccgcACTGGGGTCCTCTACATCTTCAGCAGAAGCTTCTCAAAG AGTCTGAGAGAGATCAGCGACATTATGAAGACATTTCAGTCACGCACCAGGAAGCACTGTGCAGCCCAGCTgcaggaggagggtgaggaggagggtgggccGCTTGCGAAGAGACCCTGTCAGGATAGACCGTCAAACTTGCAGAGAAAGCTCAGGGACTTCGACCAGGCACTGACGAGGGCCCAGAACCAGCAACAAGCCCAGACCAGGGCCAAGGCACAGCACCAAGCAACAGCACACAATGGGACGCATCGATGA